A genome region from Anopheles stephensi strain Indian chromosome 2, UCI_ANSTEP_V1.0, whole genome shotgun sequence includes the following:
- the LOC118504508 gene encoding uncharacterized protein LOC118504508, with amino-acid sequence MQLAYKVLPLVLVCICAGHCALSAATTEPIDERLERAKRWLNYPINGGLAKVVLGFIVPIRFHHPLPRVIVNTYNLQANYRIPATIIYPHPESVFQNRALDPAAARAAAHSPEIDQSRRQLFALLEQGLSRWGRDGQECLLRAVCEVAETPLKHNGLIGEIIDVIFTPVPSDSLDPDYLLAQSHGQQGRDCTELYSSCPNGHGLFDDFSLLVTQQPQSSPQQ; translated from the exons ATGCAGCTGGCGTACAAGGTCCTtccgttggtgttggtgtgcatTTGCGCTGGCCATTGTGCACTGTCCGCTGCCACGACCGAACCCATCGACGAACGCCTGGAACGTGCCAAACGATGGCTCAACTATCCCATCAACGGTGGGTTGGCAAAGGTTGTGCTCGGTTTTATTGTGCCCATTCGCTTTCACCATCCTCTGCCACGGGTCATCGTGAACACGTACAATCTGCAGGCCAACTACCGTATTCCGGCCACCATCATCTACCCACACCCCGAATCGGTGTTTCAAAACCGGGCCCTGGACCCGGCAGCAGCCCGTGCCGCGGCGCACAGCCCAGAAATCGATCAGAGCAGGCGACAGCTTTTCGCTCTCCTCGAGCAGGGCTTGTCGCGGTGGGGTCGGGATGGGCAGGAATGTTTGTTGCGGGCCGTGTGCGAGGTTGCCGAAACACCGCTCAAACACAACGGATTGATTGGCGAAATAATCGATGTGATTTTCAC CCCAGTACCATCCGACTCACTGGACCCGGACTATCTATTGGCCCAATCACACGGTCAGCAAGGACGTGACTGCACCGAACTGTACTCTTCCTGCCCGAACGGTCACGGTCTCTTTGACGATTTTTCCCTGCTAGTAACACAACAACCACAATCCTCACCGCAACAATGA